In Campylobacter sp. RM16187, the DNA window ATCCTCATTTGTTATCATGCTAACAAATTTCTCATACTCATCCAGACTAAATATCTCATTATCATATATCTTGCTTGATACCAACTCATTTAGCCAAAAACCGGATTGCTCATATTTTTGTTTTAGCTTTAAAATAGTAGATTTTTTATAGCTTTGAATATATCTATCAAGCGCACCTTCGCTCTTTAAATTTGATATCGTCTTTTTTATTCCATCAAGAACGCTATCAAGTTTTTGAGGAGAAGTTGTAAAAGATATATCGACTCTTGAATGAATATAAGGATGTTTATTTAGTCTAGTACTCAAAGAGATTCCGTAAGTCTCGCCCTTTTCTTCGCGTATATTCTCTCTAAGTGCCATTTTTAGCACTTCGCCAAGAGCAGAAATTTTTATTAAATCAAATTTAGAATACTCATTTTGAACGTTTTTCATCTTTACTATCACATCGCTACGATTTGAAGTCTGATAAAATCGCTCAAATATATGAACTCCATCTAAACCTCTTACGCCGTCATCTATAAAATTTTCGCTATTAAATTTAGCAGGCAAGGTAGCTATGTATTTTTTAATAAGAGGCTCCATATCGGTCTCTTTAAAATCTCCAACAAAAACAAATGCATAAGATGAAGCGTTAGTAAATTTATCATTTACTATATCTTTTAAGTCATTAATTTTAACCGCCTCTATATCACTTCTGCTAAAATGCTTTTTACGCTCATTACCGTTGTAATAAAATTCGCTAAACTCTTTAGAAAATTTATAGCTCGGCAAAGACTCTCTTTTAGCAAGATCTTCTATTCTTTTAGTCTTAATCTTTTTTAGCATATCATCATCAACTCTTGGGGAATTAAACTCAAGATATATGGCTTCCATTAAAGACTCTATATCGCCAGTGCTACTCTTGCCGTAAAATCCATGAGATAAAGAGCTTATTCGCTTTTGATAGCTTAAGTATTTTCCGTTTAAAATTTTACTTATTTGGTAGTTATTAAACTCTCCAGCTCCACTTTCGTTTGAAAGTGTGGTCGCAAACTCTCCTAGCTGAGGTCTGGCAAGATTTGAGACACCTCCTTTACTAACAGCCGCGAAAGATATTAAATTTTTCTCATTTTTAAGAGTTTTTAGAATCACAGTAGCATTATTTTCAAGAGTATAACTCCAAATTTTATGCTTTTCATCAAATTTTTTTGAGATAATTTTGCCTGGTTTTATCTCTTTATTTATCAGTTTTGAAGGCAATTTAAAGCTTTTAAGATGAGATGTATATGGCTTTATATCATTTGCAAGCTGTTCAAATTTCTCCTTACCAAGCCTATATCCTTTAGAACTAAATATACTCACGCTCTTTTCATCAAGGCTCAAGATTCGTCTAAATTCAGCATTAACCTCATCAAGAGTTATTTCGTTTAAAATTTTAAGACTTAAATTCCTGCTATCAATATCGCTTAAAATCACATTTCCAAGCTCAAGTGCATAGACTATATCTCTTAGATAATCGGCTGATTTTTTACTCTTTGATTGCAGATATCTATTATTGATAATGTTGATTAAATTTTTCTTCTCATCATCAAAGTCGCTTTGGCTAAATCCATGAATTTTTATGCCGTTAATAACGCTTAACATATCTTTTATAGAGTCCCCTTGTTTATCTCCTATGATTTTCATATCAAAGCTATACATTGTCTTTTGCGCCTGAATCGGCATATTTGTAAAAACCGCTCTTTGAATAGAATTTTCTCTATTTGTTTTCTCTTCATAAAGCGTATTTATCAAATTTGAAATATATAGATTTATAATCGCTTTGCGAATTTGCGATTCAGTTTGTCTTGGTGAAAATTTATCAAAAAATGAAATTTTAATAGAATTTTCAGCGGTTTCATTTGAATCGTAGTTATAAACATAAAGTCCGTTTTTAGCAGGTATAGTTCTGTTTGCTTTAGTACCATAATTCGTATTTTTAACAGAAGAAAAACTATCTTTTATATAGTCTAAAATTTCATCCTTTTTAAAATCTCCTACAGCCACAAATTCCATAAGTCTAGGCTGATACATCCTATTATAAAAGTCTTTCATCTGGCTTACGCTAACATTTCTTACTATATTCATATCACCTATCGGGGTTCTACTAGCATAGATACTCCCTTCCAGTAAATCATCCCAATGTAGTTTATAAAGCCTATATTCAGGAGTATTTCTAGACCTATCCTCCTCTATAATTACCCCGCGCTCTTTATCAAGCTCATCTTTATCGAAGTTAATTCCATCCATCCAGTTACGAAAAACCAAAAAAACATCTTTTAAATTTCGCTCGTTTACCTCTATATTTAGCATATATGCCGTAGAATCATAAGTCGTATAGGCATTCAAATCGGCACCAAATGCCACGCCTAAACTCTCAAGTTTTTGTATCAACTCGTTTTTACTAAAGTCCCTACTCCCATTAAATGCCATATGTTCAACAAAATGCGCTAAACCAAGCTCGCTTGGCTTTTCATCCGCAGAGCCTGCGCGTACAACAAGCTGAAAATATGCCTTATTTTCCGGCAATCTATTTTCTTTAATATAATATTTTAGTCCGTTTTCAAGAGTACCTGAGGTCAAATTTGCATCTTGCGAAAGAGCAAAAAGACCAATAACAGTAATTAAAAGTAATAAAATTTTTCTCATATCTTCCCTTTTATAAAATTTAATCTATCAAAATCATCCGATCAAGTCGTTTTAAATATCTATATATCCTATCCAGCTCGACTTGACTATCTACTTTGGAGTCTGAATAGTAATACTCTATTTCTTGAGTCGAATCCTCAAGCAAATTTACCCTCTCAAGTTCGTATTTTAGCTTATTTACAGTCCCTTCATTTCCATCTATAAATTTTATATTCGGTGGCAAAATTTCTCTTAAAGTATCTTTAAAATAGTTAAAATGCGTACATCCTAGCACAAGCGAAGAGTAATTAGCAAGATCAAATTTTAGCAGTTCATTTTTTAAATATGCACGCACTCTTTGAGAGTAAAACTCCTCATTTTCTGCAAATTCAACAAGCTTAGGCAAAGCAACTAAATCTATTAAACTCTTATTATCAAAACGAGCTATAAGATCTTTTAGTTTTTTACCTTTTACCGTTACAGGAGTTGCAATTACGATGGTACGTGAGTTTTTAAATATATCTGCAGCCTTTTTAACAGCAGGCTCCATCCCTATAATAGGTATAGCAAACTCCTCTCTTAGCTCGTTTATAGCTGCACTAGTGGCGGTATTACAAGCTACAACTACCGCTTTTACGTCTTTTTCTTGCATAAATTTAAAAGCATGAGTAGTGTAAGATAAAATTTGCTCTTTTGTTTTTAATCCATAAGGAACATTTTGCCTGTCCGCGTAATATAAAAACTGCTCGTTAGGCAATTTTTTAATAGCCTCATTTAATACGCTAAGCCCGCCAAGCCCTGAGTCAAATATCCCTATTTTCATCGCGCATTCCTCTTTATATTTGCCAAATTAACTCCAACCACTCCAAGTATTATAAAACTTGCTCCTAAAAAATGATAGATTTCAAAATTTTCATCAAGCAAGAATATTCCGGCAATTATTGTTACCAAGGTTGAAAGATTGCTAAAAATTCCTATCTTAAAAGCTTCTAATCGTTTTAGTGAATAGCCGAACAAAAAAGAGGTTGCTACGGAACTAAAAATTGCTAAAAATAGTGTCGAAATAGTAAATTTAATATCTAAAAAAGGCGCGAAATAAAGCTTTAATTCTCTGGATTTTAAAATATAATCACTCAAATTTAACATATTAAAAAATATAAATCCTATAAAAATAGTAACTACAACTAACTTTGAAATTTCAAATTTTGCCAAAACACGCCTTGCAAAAACATTATAAAGCGAGATAGCAATAACTGATAAAATAATTAAAAAATTGCCTATTAGACTTGAATTTTCACCAAAATTACCAGACATATAAATGATGTAAATAATGCCAAAAACAGAGACTAGCGCAAAAAATTTCTGCCATATATTTGTATATTCTCCAATAAAGAAATGCGCAAAAACCATTGTAACAACTGGAGTGCAAGCATGAAAGATTCCAGCCATAACCGAGCTGGTAAATGTAAGTCCAAAGGCTTGAAAAGCAAAAAATAAACTTGGATATAAAATGGCTATAAATGATATTTTTTTAAAATCTTTTAAGCTTATTTTTTCATTTATAAAACCGAATTTTATTAAAATCAGTACAACTATAAAGGCTATGCTAAATCTATGCGCCAGACTTTCAAATACGCTTGCAAACTCAAGTGAAATTTTGACAAAAGCAAATGAAAAACCTACTATAAATGTAGCAGCTAAAAGCGATAGATAGGCTCTTAACATAGATAGTTAAGAGCTCTTTTTCTCACTCTTATTTCTCATCCATTGATATGCAAAAATAAGTCCGTAAATACCTACTCCGATAGCGTAAGATACATATTCGTTTGGAATAGCGGCCATATATTTAACGCACATATTTGGAACCAATACAAGAGGCACTACCGCAAGTAGCAAAACTCTCTCCCAAATTTGCACTCTGGTTACAAAAAAGCCTTGAAGTGCGGAAGAAAAGGCAAACATACCTATAAGCGCAGTTGCAAATATAAGTAGCATCTCAAGAGGATTTGTTATCCATACAATACCCTTGGCATCATTTGGAGCTGCCGGATTTATACTCTCTATCAATAAAAGTTTATTATTAAATACAAAAGCAAAAGGTAAAACCGTAGTTCTTAGATCGTAAAAGAAGCCTTGCACACCAACTGTTACAGGATTTGCTTTGGCAATACCGGCAGCGGCGTAAGCGGCAATTCCTACAGGAGGCGTATCGTCGGCTAAAATTCCAAAATAAAATACAAATAGATGCACCGCAATAGCAGGAATTAAAAATCCGTTTTTATAAGCTAAAAATAAAATTACAGGTGCAACAAGAGATGATACCACTATATAATTAGCCGTAGTTGGAAGACCCATTCCAAGTATCAAAGACATAACAGCGGTTAAAAATAGTATCAGCAAGATATTATTACCTGCTATAATCTCAACCACTTCAGATAAAACCTGACCAATACCAGTAAGAGAGATTGAGCCCACTATAATTCCGGCTAAACCTGTAGCTATAGCTATAGTAGTCATATTTCTGGCAGCCGTTACCATAGCCCAGAAAATATCCGCAAAGCCTATAATAAAATCGTTTTTATTTACTTTTTCTCCCATAGCCATTTTTTTAATAGGCTCTTGGAATATAATTATCAAAAACAAAACATTTATAGCGTTAAATGCTGCGGATATCGGCGACTCTTTGGCTATCAAAAGGGTATAAAGCATAACCAATATAGGTATTAGATAGTGAAGTCCGCTAAAGAAAATTTTCAACTTAGAAACGCTTCTATCTTGTTTCATTCCTTTTAAGCCAAGTTTGCAAGACTCCAGATGCACTATAAAAAATAAGGATGCATAGCAGACAAAGGCAGGAATTACAGCAGCTATCATTACATTAGTATAGCTCATGCCTAAAAATTCGGCTATTATAAATGCAGCCGCACCCATAATAGGTGGCATAAGCTGTCCGTTTACACCAGCTGCCACTTCGATAGCTCCGGCTTTTGTACTAGTTAGTCCGGCTTTTTTCATAAGAGGAATGGTAAATGTTCCAACGGTTACAACGTTTGCCGTTGAGCTTCCGGAGACCATACCTGTTAAACCGCTAGCTATAACAGAAGCCTTAGCAGGACCTCCTCTAAATCTGCCAAGCAGAGCAAAGGCTAAATTTATAAAATACTGCCCCGCTCCAGCTCTTTCAAGAAGCGAACCAAACAAAACAAAAAGATATATAAAGCTCACACTAACACCAAGCGGCACTCCAAATACGCCCTCGGTAGTTAGATACATATGCCCTGCGAGTTTATTTAGACTGGCACCTTGGTGAGCTATGATGTCTGGCATATACTGTCCAAAATAGTCATAACACAAAAATATAGCCGCGATGATGCCAAGCGCAGGTCCTATCACGCGTCTACCGGCTTCAAATAGTATAAGTACGGCAGCACTTGATATCAAAACATCAAATTTAGTATAGTCTCCTGGTCTTTGAGCAAGAGAGTAAAACTCTACAAAAGGATAAAGTGCCGCTATGACACCCACTACACAAAGCAAGATATCATAAATCGGCACGCTAGTTTGAGCCTTTTTGTGAAATTTCACAGGATAGAGCAAAAATACAAGCGCTATCGCAAAAGAGAGGTGAATGGAACGTGACATAGTGGTATTCATAGGAAAATACGCGATATATAGTTGGAAAACCGACCAAGCAAAACAAATTATACTTGTTAAATAGATATAAAAATTCGAGTTTATCTCTCTTGTTTTTACCTCTACAAACTCCTCTTTTTCCTGAGGTATTGCATTTTGCTCTTCTATATCCGTATTTATATCCTTGTTTTTTAAATCACCAATTTTGCCGTTTAGCTCCATTAACCCACCCTTAAAATTATTTAATTATTCCATGTTTTTTAAACTCAGCCTCAGCAGCAGGGTGAAGCGGAGCTGAAAGACCCTCTATTAAAGACTCTTTAGTGACCGCACCAAGTGCCGGATGAAGTGTTTTATACTCATCAAAGTTATCTAGTATCGCCTTAACAACAGCAGTTACCGCTTTATCGCTCATATCTTTGTTTGTAACCAAAACAGCCTTAACGCCGATACTTTCTACATCTTTATCAACGCCTTCGTAAGTGCCTTTTGGTATCACGCCTTTTGCAAAATACGGAAACTCTTTAAGCATCTTATCGATATTTTCACCGCTAATATTTACGATATCAATCGGCATAGAATTCGCCGCGTCAGTGATGTTTGCCGTAGGGTGACCTACCATATAAAAATATCCGTCGATTTTCTTATCTTTAAGCGCGTGCGGGCACTCTTGAGCTGTTAAAACGCCGTGATGTTTTAGCTTTTTAGCGTCAAAGCCGTAAGCATTAAACACCGTAAGCGCAGTCATTTCGTTACCGCTGCCAGGATTTCCTACGTTGATGCTTTTGCCAGCGAGATCATTTATTGAAGCAATTCCGCTTGCTTTTGATACGACAAAAGCCAAAAGTTCAGGATATATCGACACAACCGCACGCAAATTCTTATCGCCCATATCTTTAAATTTGCCTACGCCGTTATATTTGTCATACACTACGTCGCTTTGAACAAAGCCGAAATTTAGCTCTTTTTTAAGAACGTTATTTACATTATATATAGAACCGCCCGTTGATTGAACGGAACATTTTATCTGAGGATCTTTATTAGCAAGTCTGCATATAGCTCCGCCCACAGGATAATAAGTTCCAGTCATTCCACCAGTACCGATAGAAATGAACTCTTTTGCGCTAAGTGTTGAAGCCAAAAGCAGTCCAGCCAAAGCCAAAGATGTTTTTTTCATAGTCAATCCTTTATAAAAAATTTGATTTTCTATCGTATCACAAATTCTATTTTTGCCAGAAATTTATTTGAGATTTTTTGAGACTAATTCTAAAATTTTTCACAATTTTACACATTTTAGGCTTAAAAAATAATTTTCTTAAGTTTTAATTTATATTATTTTTATAATGATTTTTTTATTTAAGTTTTATATAGAGAAAGATTGATTAAATTCTTAAGCTAAGGCACGACAAAGCTTAAGAATTTAAAATATATATAATTAATCAATAAAACGCTTTGTTAAATTTTGATACTCATCTATCCTACGATCTCTAAGAAATGGCCAAATTCTACGAACCTCTTCACTTCTTTTCATATCAATATCTACAATATAGCACTCTTCGCTCTCGCTATCGGCTCTAAATAGCTCCTCGCCCTGAGCACCAAAGACAAAGCTATTGCCCCAGAATTTTATTCCGTCCATAGCCCCGCTCTGATCCTCTTCAAAACCTACACGATTTACAGCTACCACAGGCAAGCCATTTGCGACAGCGTGTCCTCTTTGAACCGCTACCCAAGCATCCAGCTGACGTATTTTCTCTTCACTACTATCAGACTCAAACCAACCTATAGCAGTAGGATAAATTAAAATTTTAGCACCGCGCAAAGCCATAAGTCTAGCAGCTTCAGGATACCACTGATCCCAGCATACCAAAAGCCCAAGTCGCCCCACGCTCGTATCTATCGGCTCAAACCCAAGATCGCCCGGCGTAAAATAAAATTTCTCGTAAAATCCAGGATCATCCGGTATATGCATCTTGCGGTATCTGCCAGCTATGGAGCCGTCTTTTTCATAGACGTAAGCAGTGTTATGATAAAGTCCGTCGGCTCGTTTTTCAAAGAGTGAAGCAACCAAAACCACACCATTTTGTTTAGCTACATGCCCCCAAAATTTGACATCCTCTTCCCACTCGTTAGCAAGATCAAAGAATTTAGTATCTTCGCCTTGGCAAAAATACTGAGTTTGATGAAGCTCTTGACAGACTACAAGCTCAGCCCCACCCTCGGCCGCCTCTCTTATTAGCTCTATAGTTCTTTGATTCGTAGCCTCTTTCGAGCCATGAAATTTTTGTTGAATTAGCGCTACTTTCATAAAATCACCTCAAATTAAATTTTCAAAAAATTATATCACACAAAGCTTTTAAGCCAAATTTCTATCATCATAAGGATCTAAGTGAGTTGTTATCTCCCATCTAAATTCACTAAATTTATCCCTTATTTCATATTCGATTTGGTTGGAAATCTCATGCGCCTTAACAAGTAAAATTTCCTTATCAAATACCAAATGAACGACCATGTAGCAGATATCAGAACTCTTTCTAGTCGCCAACCCATGAAAGCTATTTATCTCTTTTTTAGATTTTATAATATCTTCTATTTGACTTACCATTTGAGACTCAAGAGCCTTGTCCAAAAGCACCCCTAAGCTCTCTTTCATCAAAGATATGGCTGAATTTACAATATATCCGCTAATTACGATACCAAAGATTGCATCTATTATCGTAAATCCTGTAAATTTGATAATAATTAAGGCTAAAATTATGCCAAAATTGGTAAAAAAATCACTTTTATAATGAAGTGCATCAGCCTTGATTATCAAATTTTTTGTCTTCTTTGCCACAAAATTTAAAAACGCAACAAGAGCACCCGTAACCACAAAAGAAAAGATCATCACATACAGGCTCAAATCGACATTTAACTCTACTTCGTCGGCTCTAAATTTAAGTATGCTTTCATAAAAAATAAAAACTCCTATACCTACGATTAAAATCCCTTCAAGCATCGCAGCTATGGCTTCTAATTTAGTATAACCAAAGTTAAATTTATCGTTTGGTTTGGCTTGAGATTTCCTAAGTGCAAAAAAGTTTAAAGCAGATACCAAAAGGTCAAGCATAGAATCAATCGCAGAGCTAAGCACCGAAACAGAACCGCTTGCTATACCTGCAATAAATTTAATAACCGAAAGCAAAAAAGCCGTAGTTCCAGCGACTATTACGGCTAATCTTTGTAAATTTTTATTTTCTATCCGTTCCATCTCTTCTTAAAAACCTATTTTGACTTGAGCAGTGAAGCGAACCGTTTTGACGCACAAAAACGAGTGAATTTACGCCTATGATTTTATGATCTGGAAGTGCTTTTGCAAGCCTTTCAAGCACGATTTTATCGTTTGGATCATTATACGTAGGCACGATCAAAGCTCCGTTTACAAAGATAAAATTTGCGTAAGTACACCCAAGCCTCTTGCCTTCATAAAATTTAGCCTTTGGAAGCGGCAGCTCAAGCAGTTTAAATCCCGTAGTCTCAAGCTCTTGCTTCATCTTTTTAAGCTCTTCATAGTGCTCATCATCCTTATCGTCCGTGCAAGCATAAGCTATCGTATCAGGCGAGATAAACCTAGCCAAAGTATCAACGTGAGAGTCGGTATCATCGCCCTTTATAAAGCCATGCTTTAGCCAGATAACGCGCTTTAAGCCAAAAAGCTCTTTTAGCTTGGCTTCTATCTGCTCTTTATTAAATTTTGAATTTCGGTTGTCGTTTAAAAGGCAAGTTTCGGTAGTTAGCAAAGTGCCCTGCCCGTCAAATTCGATACTTCCGCCCTCTAATATAAAATCAACTTCGCGCAGATCACTTTTAAAATGCTTGGCAAGCTCTAAATTTACGGCATTATCCTTTGAGCTCTCAAATTTCCCGCCCCAAGCGTTAAATTTAAAATCATAGCTTAAAATTTTATCGCCGTTTTCAACGTCAATCATCCCGTAATCGCGTATCCAAGTGTCATCCGTATCGATCTTGATAAACTCAACATTATCAAATTTGGCAAATCTTGAGTTAAAAATTTCCTCATCGGGGCAGATTAAAACTACTTTTTGAAAAGGCACGATAGCTGCCACAAGCTCTTCATAGCTATCTAAAATTTCATTTAAATAAGGCTTCCAGTCGCTGTTTTCATGTGGAAGCGATAAAAATATCAGCTCTTGTTTTTCCCACTCTGCATAAGCTCTCAAATTTTACTCCTTAACTTCTCTTTTATCTTTATAAATTTTAAAAATTCCATATAGCGTTATAAAAATCCAAAATACTTCTATCAAAAACGAACCTAAATTAAAATGCACGAAAAGCGAGATGATAAGCAGTATGGCTCCTGCTAAATTTATAAGCTGATAGCTTAAATCAGCGCTTGTCATCTTGCCAATCTGAAGTAAAAAATATGCAAGCACGATGCAAATCATGCCCAAAAATCCGATAAATTGAAAAATATCCATAAAACCTCTGTCTTTAAAATTAAAACTAATTGTAACATATTAAAAAAATTCTAGTTTTAAAAATTAAATATTTTTTACGCCAAATTCCTGTAATATTTTAAAATATATTTTAAATAAAATTTAAATAACTTTATCATAAGGAGATTTTATGAAAAATACCGTTTTGCTGATGGCTGTGCCGCTTTTAGTAAGCAGCTCATTTGCGTTTGACGCGGCTAAAGATAAGGCTAAAAGCGCTTATCCGTTTGAAGTAAAAGTTCAGGAATTTAAACTTCCTGTGGGAATTGACGAAAACGGCGTCATAGACGAAGCTAAGCTCGGCGACTCTCCTTATGCAAAAACCGTTATATTTGGCTCAAAGCTATTAAACGAAACTTCAAGATACCTTGGTCCTATGGCAAAAGATGAGAAAAAGCGCTTTGCGGGCAACAACCTCTCCTGTTCAAGCTGCCACTCAAAGGGCGGAGTTGAGCCGGGACACTCTCCTTTCGTAGGAATTACGGCTAGATTTCCTCAATACAACTCAAGAGCCGATCAGGTCGTAACTCTTCAAGATCGTATAAACGGCTGCTTCCAACGCTCAATGTCGGGCAAGCCGATCCCTGCAAACTCAAAAGAGATGCGCGCGATGGTAACTTACATGCACTGGCTATCGACAGGATATGAAGTGGGCGCAAAGGTTAAAGGTCAAGGACTCGTTAAGGCCGAGTATATAGACCGCGCGGCAGATCCTAAAAAAGGTAAAGAAATTTATGCAGCCAGATGCGCATCGTGCCACGGCGAAAACGGCGAAGGTATGGTAAATCCCGACTTTGCAAACGGTGGAGATTACTATGTATTTCCGGCTCTTTGGGGCAATGATAGCTACAACACGGGTGCCGGCATGTACCGCCTCATAAAAGGCGCTCAATACGTCAAATCAACGATGCCTCAAGGCGATGCGACCCTAACTTGGGAAGAGGCTTATGACGTAACAGCCTACATGAACTCACACGAAAGACCGATCAAGCAAGGCCGCGAGAAGGACTTCCCTGATCTTGATGTTAAGCCTATGGATATGGACGTAGGGCCTTACAACGACGGATTTGACGAGAACGCTCATAGATTTGGACCTTACAAACCTATGCTTAAAAAATAAATTTTTCTTTGAATAGCGGTATTAATACTAATTTTGTCTTTAAATTTAGTATTAATACGCTAAAATCCCCCTCAAATTTAAATAATTAGGCTAAATTTTATGGATTTTGAGTTTATCAAAGAATTTTCGCCGATGTTTGTAAAAGCAGCGTTTTTAACGCTAAATTTGGCTTTTTGGGGGATCTTGCTCTCTATCATCATTGGCATCATCTGCATGGCTATAAAATTTTACAAGATAAAATTCCTAATACCAATCGTAAACGGCTATATCGAGCTTTCACGCAACACTCCGCTTCTCATACAGCTATTTTTTCTCTACTACGGTCTGCCGAAACTTGGTATAAATTTAAGCTCGTTTTCTTGCGCGGTGATAGGGCTAGCGTTTCTTGGAGGAAGCTACATGGCTGAAAGCTTTAGGCTTGGGCACGAGTCGGTAAAAACCTCTCAGATCGAAGCGGGTCTTAGCATAGGACTAAGTCAAAATCAACTTCTTGCCTATGTAATCACTCCGCAAGCCTTTAGCGTGGCGCTTCCAAGCATCAGTGCAAATATTATATTTTTACTCAAAGAAACTTCGATCGTAAGCATCGTAGCACTTGCTGACCTTGTATATGTAGCAAAAGATATCATAGGACTATACTATATGACTGATGAGGCGCTATTTATGCTAGTTATTAGCTATCTTATAATTATTTTGCCAACTTCACTTCTTTTAACTTGGCTTGAAAAAAGGATGAAACGTGCAAGGAGCTAGCATCTTATTTGATGTGCAAAATTTAATGCGCCTTGGCGAAGGACTTATAGTAAGCCTTGAAATCTCTATAATATCGATAGTTATTTCGGTATTTGGCGGTTTATTTATGGGCGTTTTAATGAGCTCAAAAAATAAATTTATATATTGGATTTGCAAATTTTGCCTTGAAATAGTCCGTATCATGCCTACTATAGTATGGTTATTTATATTTTACTTCGGAGTAAGCAGAGCTTTAGGGCTTCATATCAGTGCGTTTACGGCTTCGCTTTTGGTCTTTAGCGTTTGGGGCATATTTGAGATGATGGATATAGTGCGAGGCGCGATAACTTCGATACCAAAGCATCAGTTTGAAAGCGCAGCATCGCTTGGACTTAGTAAGATGCAAATTTACACAAATGTCATCGTCCCGCTTGCCATGCGCCGTTTGGTTCCCGGTGCCGTAAATTTACTAAGCAGGATGATAAAGACAACTTCGATAGTCGTGCTAATAGGCGTGGTAGAAGTGGTAAAAGTCGGACAACAAATTATAGAAAACCACGTCTTTACAAACAACATGGCGCCGTTTTGGATATACGGCTTTATATTTTTTCTATATTTTATCATCTGCTATCCGATCTCAAAGCTCTCAAAGAAGCTTGAGGATAGATGGAATTAGGAGAATTCATGGATAAATACATACTTCAACTTAAAAATTTACAAAAATACTACGGCGATACGCACGCCCTTAAAAATATAAATTTAAACGTAAAAAGTGGCGAAGTTGTCGTTATATTAGGACCTTCAGGTTGTGGTAAAAGCACTACACTTAGATGTATAAACGGTTTAGAGCATATTGAAAATGGGGAGATAATAATCCACAATCAAGTAATCACAAAAGACTTTAAAGACTGGACTAAAATTAGGCAATATGTGGGCATGGTCTTTCAAAGCTATGAACTATTTGACC includes these proteins:
- a CDS encoding TAXI family TRAP transporter solute-binding subunit → MKKTSLALAGLLLASTLSAKEFISIGTGGMTGTYYPVGGAICRLANKDPQIKCSVQSTGGSIYNVNNVLKKELNFGFVQSDVVYDKYNGVGKFKDMGDKNLRAVVSIYPELLAFVVSKASGIASINDLAGKSINVGNPGSGNEMTALTVFNAYGFDAKKLKHHGVLTAQECPHALKDKKIDGYFYMVGHPTANITDAANSMPIDIVNISGENIDKMLKEFPYFAKGVIPKGTYEGVDKDVESIGVKAVLVTNKDMSDKAVTAVVKAILDNFDEYKTLHPALGAVTKESLIEGLSAPLHPAAEAEFKKHGIIK
- a CDS encoding carbon-nitrogen hydrolase; amino-acid sequence: MKVALIQQKFHGSKEATNQRTIELIREAAEGGAELVVCQELHQTQYFCQGEDTKFFDLANEWEEDVKFWGHVAKQNGVVLVASLFEKRADGLYHNTAYVYEKDGSIAGRYRKMHIPDDPGFYEKFYFTPGDLGFEPIDTSVGRLGLLVCWDQWYPEAARLMALRGAKILIYPTAIGWFESDSSEEKIRQLDAWVAVQRGHAVANGLPVVAVNRVGFEEDQSGAMDGIKFWGNSFVFGAQGEELFRADSESEECYIVDIDMKRSEEVRRIWPFLRDRRIDEYQNLTKRFID
- a CDS encoding cation diffusion facilitator family transporter, producing the protein MERIENKNLQRLAVIVAGTTAFLLSVIKFIAGIASGSVSVLSSAIDSMLDLLVSALNFFALRKSQAKPNDKFNFGYTKLEAIAAMLEGILIVGIGVFIFYESILKFRADEVELNVDLSLYVMIFSFVVTGALVAFLNFVAKKTKNLIIKADALHYKSDFFTNFGIILALIIIKFTGFTIIDAIFGIVISGYIVNSAISLMKESLGVLLDKALESQMVSQIEDIIKSKKEINSFHGLATRKSSDICYMVVHLVFDKEILLVKAHEISNQIEYEIRDKFSEFRWEITTHLDPYDDRNLA
- a CDS encoding agmatine deiminase family protein, which gives rise to MRAYAEWEKQELIFLSLPHENSDWKPYLNEILDSYEELVAAIVPFQKVVLICPDEEIFNSRFAKFDNVEFIKIDTDDTWIRDYGMIDVENGDKILSYDFKFNAWGGKFESSKDNAVNLELAKHFKSDLREVDFILEGGSIEFDGQGTLLTTETCLLNDNRNSKFNKEQIEAKLKELFGLKRVIWLKHGFIKGDDTDSHVDTLARFISPDTIAYACTDDKDDEHYEELKKMKQELETTGFKLLELPLPKAKFYEGKRLGCTYANFIFVNGALIVPTYNDPNDKIVLERLAKALPDHKIIGVNSLVFVRQNGSLHCSSQNRFLRRDGTDRK
- a CDS encoding CBU_0592 family membrane protein, with protein sequence MDIFQFIGFLGMICIVLAYFLLQIGKMTSADLSYQLINLAGAILLIISLFVHFNLGSFLIEVFWIFITLYGIFKIYKDKREVKE
- a CDS encoding c-type cytochrome, with the translated sequence MKNTVLLMAVPLLVSSSFAFDAAKDKAKSAYPFEVKVQEFKLPVGIDENGVIDEAKLGDSPYAKTVIFGSKLLNETSRYLGPMAKDEKKRFAGNNLSCSSCHSKGGVEPGHSPFVGITARFPQYNSRADQVVTLQDRINGCFQRSMSGKPIPANSKEMRAMVTYMHWLSTGYEVGAKVKGQGLVKAEYIDRAADPKKGKEIYAARCASCHGENGEGMVNPDFANGGDYYVFPALWGNDSYNTGAGMYRLIKGAQYVKSTMPQGDATLTWEEAYDVTAYMNSHERPIKQGREKDFPDLDVKPMDMDVGPYNDGFDENAHRFGPYKPMLKK
- a CDS encoding amino acid ABC transporter permease; this encodes MDFEFIKEFSPMFVKAAFLTLNLAFWGILLSIIIGIICMAIKFYKIKFLIPIVNGYIELSRNTPLLIQLFFLYYGLPKLGINLSSFSCAVIGLAFLGGSYMAESFRLGHESVKTSQIEAGLSIGLSQNQLLAYVITPQAFSVALPSISANIIFLLKETSIVSIVALADLVYVAKDIIGLYYMTDEALFMLVISYLIIILPTSLLLTWLEKRMKRARS
- a CDS encoding amino acid ABC transporter permease, whose product is MQGASILFDVQNLMRLGEGLIVSLEISIISIVISVFGGLFMGVLMSSKNKFIYWICKFCLEIVRIMPTIVWLFIFYFGVSRALGLHISAFTASLLVFSVWGIFEMMDIVRGAITSIPKHQFESAASLGLSKMQIYTNVIVPLAMRRLVPGAVNLLSRMIKTTSIVVLIGVVEVVKVGQQIIENHVFTNNMAPFWIYGFIFFLYFIICYPISKLSKKLEDRWN